A DNA window from bacterium contains the following coding sequences:
- a CDS encoding MmgE/PrpD family protein: MSITRQMARFALGLHYDAIPEPARKEARRFLLDSFGCALAALGNEDMRAAHRFIEKLGGTPDATLIGSGLRTNAPNAALMNSLLIRAIDYNDIYWKQDPSHPSDIIPAALAAGEKAGRDARDLIAGILIAYELEMRWCLAATPGVREVGWHHATLTQFVSPFVAARLLGLSEEQTVAAAGISGSSHFTLGGVVAGHLTNMKNTADPMATAAGVAAALLAAENYTGPVEVIEGKEGLFHVLHNVKWSTEALLDGLGEKWLITECGYKPFPTEALTHQAISAALELREQQQLTEATIARVLVRTTTRGADILSDPSKYKPTTKETADHSLPYCIAAALVDGHVLPSSFSEEKLADPRIWSMLGKIKVVADAEIDRLFPGTKRAIVEITDTAGRTHTAQVDHAKGSPENPMSDAEVVAKFTANAEAVMGAEQRERLIEATWALGTRPLAIRDYMQLVVV, from the coding sequence ATGAGCATCACGCGACAAATGGCCCGCTTCGCCCTCGGTCTGCACTATGACGCCATCCCCGAACCCGCCCGCAAGGAGGCGCGCCGCTTTCTGCTCGACAGCTTCGGCTGCGCCCTGGCCGCCCTCGGCAATGAGGACATGCGCGCCGCGCATCGCTTCATCGAAAAGCTGGGCGGAACGCCGGACGCCACGCTTATCGGCAGCGGCCTGCGCACCAACGCCCCCAACGCCGCACTGATGAACAGCCTCCTGATCCGCGCCATCGACTATAACGACATTTACTGGAAGCAGGACCCGAGCCATCCCTCCGATATCATCCCGGCCGCTCTGGCCGCCGGCGAAAAGGCCGGCCGCGATGCCCGCGATCTCATCGCCGGCATCCTCATCGCCTACGAACTGGAGATGCGCTGGTGCCTTGCCGCAACGCCCGGCGTGCGCGAGGTCGGCTGGCATCACGCCACCCTCACCCAGTTCGTCTCCCCCTTCGTCGCCGCCCGCCTGCTTGGTCTGTCAGAAGAACAGACCGTGGCCGCCGCAGGCATCAGCGGTTCAAGCCATTTCACTCTCGGCGGCGTGGTCGCCGGCCACCTCACCAATATGAAAAACACCGCCGATCCGATGGCCACCGCCGCGGGCGTCGCCGCGGCCTTGCTGGCCGCCGAAAACTACACCGGACCGGTCGAGGTGATCGAGGGCAAAGAGGGCCTCTTTCACGTCCTCCACAACGTAAAGTGGTCGACTGAGGCGCTGCTCGATGGTCTGGGCGAGAAATGGCTCATCACCGAATGCGGCTACAAGCCTTTCCCCACCGAGGCCCTCACCCATCAAGCGATCTCCGCAGCGCTCGAATTGCGCGAACAACAGCAGCTGACCGAGGCCACGATCGCTCGCGTCCTGGTGCGGACCACCACCCGCGGAGCGGACATCCTCTCCGATCCGAGCAAATACAAGCCGACGACCAAGGAGACCGCCGACCACAGTCTTCCCTATTGCATCGCCGCGGCCCTGGTGGACGGCCATGTCCTCCCCTCCTCCTTCAGCGAGGAAAAGCTTGCCGATCCGCGCATCTGGAGCATGCTGGGCAAGATCAAGGTAGTGGCGGATGCGGAGATCGACCGGCTTTTTCCGGGGACCAAACGGGCGATTGTCGAGATCACCGATACCGCCGGGCGGACGCATACAGCCCAGGTGGACCATGCCAAGGGCAGCCCTGAGAATCCGATGAGCGATGCGGAGGTGGTCGCCAAATTTACGGCCAATGCGGAGGCGGTGATGGGGGCGGAGCAGCGGGAGCGGCTGATCGAGGCGACCTGGGCGCTGGGCACCCGGCCGCTCGCAATCCGCGATTACATGCAGCTGGTGGTGGTTTAA
- a CDS encoding class I SAM-dependent methyltransferase, protein MQYDTMTRFGARLPGEREMLSHWRERFGFSRALDAACGTGLHAIALAQLGVAVTGADLSPEMLAQARRHAAAEKVTVRWVEAAMERLDQAVAPPYDLVLCLGNSLPHLLDAGALSAALSGFHRLLAPGGHLLLQLINYTLVLAWQRRVIGLSREGEREFIRFYDFGEPLLRFNILEIDWAQRPPGHRLQSVPLYPWQRPEVEAALGEAGFGDLEIYGDLQRASFADGTSPNLVVAARR, encoded by the coding sequence GTGCAGTATGACACGATGACGCGTTTTGGCGCGCGCTTGCCGGGGGAACGCGAGATGCTGTCGCACTGGCGGGAACGTTTCGGTTTCTCGCGCGCCCTCGATGCCGCTTGTGGCACGGGACTGCACGCCATCGCCCTGGCGCAGCTGGGGGTGGCGGTGACGGGCGCTGATCTCTCGCCGGAGATGCTGGCGCAAGCGCGCCGGCATGCCGCGGCGGAGAAGGTGACTGTGCGCTGGGTCGAGGCCGCCATGGAGCGCCTCGATCAGGCGGTCGCCCCCCCCTATGATCTTGTGCTATGCCTCGGCAATTCGCTGCCGCATCTGCTCGATGCCGGCGCGCTCAGCGCAGCCTTGAGCGGATTTCACCGTCTGCTGGCGCCCGGCGGCCATCTGCTTCTCCAGCTGATTAATTACACGCTTGTTCTGGCCTGGCAGCGGCGGGTGATCGGCCTCAGCCGCGAGGGAGAACGCGAATTCATCCGCTTCTACGATTTCGGCGAGCCCCTGCTGCGCTTTAATATCCTCGAGATCGACTGGGCACAGCGGCCGCCCGGACACCGGTTGCAGAGTGTTCCGCTCTATCCATGGCAGCGGCCGGAGGTGGAAGCGGCGCTGGGTGAGGCCGGATTCGGCGACCTCGAGATCTATGGCGATCTGCAGCGGGCAAGCTTTGCGGACGGGACCTCGCCGAACCTGGTGGTGGCGGCCCGGCGCTGA